The nucleotide window TTCGCTGGCACGGTCGGCCTGTGGGTGGGCACGCTGGACGGTAAGGCGCTGGCCACCCTGAACGGGGACCGGGTGTTCCCGGCCGCCAGTACCATCAAGGTGCCGCTGCTGGTCATGGCGCTTCAGGCTGCCCAGAGCGGCGACCTGAGCCTGGAAGACCGTGTGGTGTTGCAGGCGGCCGATCGCGTACCGGGAGCCGGGGTGCTGCACGAACTGGGCGCCGGGCTGGCACTGTCCTGGCAGGACGTGCTGACCCTGATGATCATCGTCAGTGACAACACCGCCACCAACCTGACCATCGAGCGGCTGGGCGTGGATGCCGTGAACCGCTGGCTGGGCGCGCACGGCCTGAACGGCACCCGGCTGGTCGGGAAGTTGCAACTGCCGCCCGACCAGCGCAACGAGGCCCAGCGGCGCGGCGAGCGAAACGCCACGACCGCCCGCGATCAGGCCGGGCTGCTGCGGCGCCTGCTGGCG belongs to Deinococcus seoulensis and includes:
- a CDS encoding serine hydrolase, with amino-acid sequence MRGRGEQDEAQALAAFEARLSDAGFAGTVGLWVGTLDGKALATLNGDRVFPAASTIKVPLLVMALQAAQSGDLSLEDRVVLQAADRVPGAGVLHELGAGLALSWQDVLTLMIIVSDNTATNLTIERLGVDAVNRWLGAHGLNGTRLVGKLQLPPDQRNEAQRRGERNATTARDQAGLLRRLLAGDLLDPTHTALALGILERQQYRDLIGRGVPADPDGEPLYRVASKSGELAGVHHDVGVIFTPRPLLVALLTEGGQDPREHPDNRDVTLLAAALWDLLTVHGAAPG